From Canis lupus baileyi chromosome 16, mCanLup2.hap1, whole genome shotgun sequence, a single genomic window includes:
- the TACO1 gene encoding translational activator of cytochrome c oxidase 1 isoform X2, which produces MATWAASSLSRVAAGCLWGARGPGVRAALPPTLAASQPEPTGRIPVPGRTLHLTAAVPAGHNKWSKVRHIKGPKDAERSRIFSKLCLSIRLAVKEGGPNPELNSSLANILEVCRSKHMPKSTIEASLKMRKAKDVYLLYEGRGPGGSSLLIEALSNSGSKCYSDIRHILNKNGGMMADGARHSFDKKGVIMVGVEDREKKAVNLERALELAIEAGAEDVKETEDEEEKNVFKAITTVGQVI; this is translated from the exons ATGGCAACTTGGGCCGCCTCAAGCCTGAGCAGGGTCGCTGCCGGGTGCCTGTGGGGGGCGCGAGGCCCCGGGGTCCGGGCggctcttcctcccaccctcGCGGCCTCCCAGCCTGAGCCCACGGGCCGCATCCCCGTTCCGGGCAGGACGCTGCACCTGACCGCGGCGGTCCCCGCCGGGCACAACAAGTGGTCCAAAGTCCGGCATATCAAGGGTCCCAAGGATGCCGAAAGGAGTCGCATCTTCTCCAAGCTCTGTTTGAGCATCCGCCTGGCAGTTAAAG aagGAGGCCCCAACCCTGAGCTCAATAGCAGTCTGGCCAACATCTTAGAGGTGTGTCGCAGCAAGCACATGCCCAAGTCAACGATTGAAGCATCGCTTAAAATGAGG AAAGCCAAGGATGTTTATTTGCTGTATGAGGGCCGAGGCCCTGGTGGCTCTTCTCTGCTCATTGAGGCATTATCTAACAGTGGCTCCAAATGTTATTCAGACATCAGACATATCCTGAACAAGAATGG gGGAATGATGGCTGATGGAGCTCGCCACTCTTTTGACAAAAAGGGGGTGATCATGGTTGGAgtggaggacagagagaaaaaagctGTGAACCTAGAGCGTGCCCTGGAGCTGGCAATTGAAGCAGGAGCTGAAGATGTCAAGGAAACTgaagatgaagaggaaaagaaCGTTTTTAAA GCAATTACGACAGTGGGACAGGTGATTTGA
- the TACO1 gene encoding translational activator of cytochrome c oxidase 1 isoform X1, whose product MATWAASSLSRVAAGCLWGARGPGVRAALPPTLAASQPEPTGRIPVPGRTLHLTAAVPAGHNKWSKVRHIKGPKDAERSRIFSKLCLSIRLAVKEGGPNPELNSSLANILEVCRSKHMPKSTIEASLKMRKAKDVYLLYEGRGPGGSSLLIEALSNSGSKCYSDIRHILNKNGGMMADGARHSFDKKGVIMVGVEDREKKAVNLERALELAIEAGAEDVKETEDEEEKNVFKFICDASSLHQVRKKLDSLGLCSVSCSLEFIPNTKVQLADADLEQAALLIQALGNHEDVIQVYDNIE is encoded by the exons ATGGCAACTTGGGCCGCCTCAAGCCTGAGCAGGGTCGCTGCCGGGTGCCTGTGGGGGGCGCGAGGCCCCGGGGTCCGGGCggctcttcctcccaccctcGCGGCCTCCCAGCCTGAGCCCACGGGCCGCATCCCCGTTCCGGGCAGGACGCTGCACCTGACCGCGGCGGTCCCCGCCGGGCACAACAAGTGGTCCAAAGTCCGGCATATCAAGGGTCCCAAGGATGCCGAAAGGAGTCGCATCTTCTCCAAGCTCTGTTTGAGCATCCGCCTGGCAGTTAAAG aagGAGGCCCCAACCCTGAGCTCAATAGCAGTCTGGCCAACATCTTAGAGGTGTGTCGCAGCAAGCACATGCCCAAGTCAACGATTGAAGCATCGCTTAAAATGAGG AAAGCCAAGGATGTTTATTTGCTGTATGAGGGCCGAGGCCCTGGTGGCTCTTCTCTGCTCATTGAGGCATTATCTAACAGTGGCTCCAAATGTTATTCAGACATCAGACATATCCTGAACAAGAATGG gGGAATGATGGCTGATGGAGCTCGCCACTCTTTTGACAAAAAGGGGGTGATCATGGTTGGAgtggaggacagagagaaaaaagctGTGAACCTAGAGCGTGCCCTGGAGCTGGCAATTGAAGCAGGAGCTGAAGATGTCAAGGAAACTgaagatgaagaggaaaagaaCGTTTTTAAA TTTATATGTGATGCCTCTTCACTGCATCAAGTGAGGAAGAAGTTGGACTCCCTGGGCTTGTGTTCTGTGTCCTGTTCACTAGAATTCATCCCCAACACAAAGGTGCAGCTGGCTGACGCTGACCTGGAGCAGGCCGCCCTTCTCATCCAGGCTCTTGGCAACCATGAAGATGTGATCCAGGTCTATGACAACATTGAGTAA